In Kogia breviceps isolate mKogBre1 chromosome 19, mKogBre1 haplotype 1, whole genome shotgun sequence, a single genomic region encodes these proteins:
- the SLC6A4 gene encoding sodium-dependent serotonin transporter has protein sequence METTPLNSQKELSAYKDGEDCQGNGVLQKSVPAPGDKAESGQISNGYSAVPSPGAEDTEHSIPAATTSLVAEVHPGERETWGKKVDFLLSVIGYAVDLGNVWRFPYICYQNGGGAFLLPYTIMAVFGGIPLFYMELALGQYHRNGCISIWRKICPIFKGIGYAICIIAFYIASYYNTIMAWALYYLISSFAAQLPWTSCKNSWNTGNCTNYFSEDNITWTLHSASPAEEFYTRHVLQIHRSKGLQDLGGISWQLALCIMLIFTIIYFSIWKGVKTSGKVVWVTATFPYIILLILLVRGATLPGAWRGVLFYLKPNWQKLLETGVWVDAAAQIFFSLGPGFGVLLAFASYNKFNNNCYQDALVTSVVNCMTSFVSGFVIFTVLGYMAEMRNEDVSEVAKDAGPSLLFITYAEAIANMPASTFFAIIFFLMLITLGLDSTFAGLEGVITAVLDEFPHIWSKRREWFVLSVVITCFFGSLITLTFGGAYVVKLLEEFATGPAVLTVALIEAIAVYWFYGINQFCSDVKEMLGFSPGWFWRICWVAISPLFLLFIICSFLMSPPQLRLFQYNYPQWSIILGYCIGTSSFICIPMYITYRLIITPGALKERLIKGITPETQTEIPCGDIHLNAV, from the exons ATGGAGACCACACCCTTAAATTCCCAGAAGGAGCTATCAGCATATAAGGATGGAGAAGATTGTCAAGGAAACGGTGTTCTACAGAAGAGTGTCCCTGCCCCTGGGGATAAGGCGGAGTCCGGCCAAATCTCGAATGGGTACTCCGCAGTTCCAAGCCCCGGTGCAGAAGACACTGAGCATTCCATCCCGGCTGCCACCACCTCCCTAGTGGCTGAGGTTCATCCAGGGGAACGGGAGACCTGGGGCAAGAAGGTGGATTTCCTCCTCTCCGTCATTGGCTACGCTGTGGACCTGGGCAATGTCTGGCGCTTTCCCTACATCTGTTACCAGAATGGAGGGG GGGCATTCCTCCTCCCCTACACTATCATGGCCGTCTTCGGGGGGATCCCACTCTTCTACATGGAGCTCGCGCTGGGCCAGTACCACCGAAATGGATGCATTTCGATATGGAGGAAAATCTGCCCGATTTTCAAAG GGATCGGTTACGCCATCTGCATCATTGCCTTTTACATCGCCTCCTACTACAACACCATCATGGCCTGGGCGCTCTACTACCTCATCTCCTCTTTTGCGGCCCAGCTGCCCTGGACCAGCTGTAAGAACTCCTGGAACACTGGCAACTGCACCAACTACTTCTCCGAGGACAACATCACCTGGACGCTCCACTCAGCATCCCCTGCAGAAGAATTTTATAC GCGCCACGTCCTGCAGATTCACCGGTCAAAGGGGCTCCAGGACCTGGGGGGCATCAgctggcagcttgccctctgcaTCATGCTGATCTTCACTATTATCTACTTTAGCATCTGGAAAGGTGTCAAAACATCTGGCAAG GTGGTTTGGGTAACAGCCACCTTCCCTTACATCATCCTTTTGATCCTGCTGGTGAGGGGGGCCACCCTCCCCGGAGCCTGGAGGGGAGTTCTCTTCTATTTGAAACCCAACTGGCAGAAACTCCTGGAGACAGGG GTGTGGGTGGATGCGGCCGCCCAGATCTTCTTCTCTCTCGGTCCTGGCTTTGGGGTCCTGCTGGCTTTTGCGAGCTACAACAAATTCAACAACAACTGTTACCA AGACGCCTTGGTGACCAGTGTGGTGAACTGCATGACGAGCTTCGTTTCAGGATTTGTCATCTTCACAGTGCTGGGgtatatggctgagatgaggaacGAAGATGTGTCTGAGGTGGCCAAAGATGCAG GCCCCAGCCTGCTCTTCATCACATATGCGGAAGCCATAGCCAACATGCCGGCATCCACGTTCTTTGCCATCATCTTCTTCCTGATGTTAATCACGCTGGGCTTGGACAGCACA TTTGCAGGTTTGGAGGGGGTGATCACAGCTGTGCTGGATGAATTTCCACACATCTGGTCCAAGCGCCGGGAGTGGTTTGTGCTCAGCGTGGTCATTACCTGCTTCTTTGGCTCCCTGATCACCCTGACTTTT GGAGGGGCCTACGTGGTGAAGCTGCTGGAGGAGTTTGCCACGGGACCTGCAGTGCTCACTGTTGCCCTGATAGAAGCAATTGCTGTGTATTGGTTCTATG GCATCAATCAGTTCTGCAGTGATGTGAAGGAAATGCTTGGCTTCAGCCCTGGATGGTTTTGGAGGATCTGCTGGGTAGCCATCAGCCCTCTGTTTCTCCTG TTCATCATTTGCAGTTTTTTGATGAGCCCACCACAGCTACGACTTTTTCAGTATAATTATCCTCAGTGGAGTATCATCCTGGGTTACTGCATAGGAACCTCGTCTTTCATCTGCATCCCGATGTATATAACTTATCGGCTGATCATCACTCCAGGGGCACTTAAGGAG CGTCTTATTAAAGGTATCACTCCAGAAACACAGACAGAAATTCCCTGTGGGGATATCCACTTGAACGCTGTGTAA